In Oreochromis aureus strain Israel breed Guangdong linkage group 15, ZZ_aureus, whole genome shotgun sequence, a single genomic region encodes these proteins:
- the slc5a6a gene encoding solute carrier family 5 member 6a, translating into MGEVVQMHFTTVDYVIFALLLVASAGIGLFYAFSGGRQRTTQEFLMADRSMSCLPVSLSLLATFQSAVAILGAPSEVYTFGTEYWFLGCSYFLGLLIPAHVFIPVFYRLRLSSAYEYLELRFNKTVRICGTATFIFQMVIYMGVVLYAPALALNAVTGFDLWGAVLAMGLVCTLYTALGGLKAVMWTDVFQTVVMFAGQLAVIVVGTSQAGGIAEVWRKAINGSRISGLDLNPNPLERHTFWTLGVGGVFLMLALYGVNQAQVQRYLSSRTEKEAVMSCYVVFPCQQVVLCLGCLMGLVMFARYGEDSPLDKGYVTTNDQMVLYFVMDVFRDLPGLPGLFVACLFSGALSTISSAFNSLATVTMEDLIKPHFPNMTEGKATLLSKGLALGYGLVCLAMAYIASIMGSMLQAAFSIFGMVGGPLLGLFCLGMFFPWANPTGAVVGLVSGLVMAFWIGIGSFVMRMSVPTPAPALNATALPLFDNITTTVMTTTAKPGSTGVEALYSLSYMWYSAHNSATVVVVGLIVSLLTGPMKEKELTPGTVYPVLGTLLFFLPDRYREKLCCITPLAQKPTQIKTQPYQMAQKDRNGEAYSKEDTVTEEKEMESDRAQTEEEDSEDSRARPSCRLTAHTVQETAL; encoded by the exons ATGGGGGAGGTGGTGCAGATGCACTTCACCACGGTGGACTATGTCATTTTTGCCTTGCTGCTGGTGGCCTCAGCTGGCATTGGCCTCTTTTATGCCTTCTCTGGGGGGCGCCAACGCACAACACag GAGTTCCTGATGGCTGACCGCTCGATGAGCTGCTTGCCTGTGTCCCTCTCCCTGCTGGCCACATTTCAGTCAGCTGTGGCCATCCTGGGTGCTCCATCTGAGGTGTACACATTTGGGACAGAGTACTGGTTCCTGGGATGCTCCTATTTCCTGGGTCTTCTCATTCCAGCTCATGTATTCATACCAGTCTTCTACAGACTGCGACTGTCCAGTGCTTACGAG TATCTGGAACTGCGATTTAACAAGACTGTTCGCATATGTGGGACTGCGACCTTCATCTTTCAGATG GTCATTTATATGGGGGTAGTCTTATATGCTCCAGCACTGGCTCTTAATGCAG TGACAGGATTTGACCTATGGGGGGCAGTGCTGGCTATGGGATTGGTGTGCACTCTGTATACTGCTTTG GGGGGGCTGAAAGCAGTGATGTGGACCGACGTGTTCCAGACGGTGGTCATGTTTGCAGGCCAACTGGCAGTCATCGTGGTGGGGACTAGTCAGGCAGGAGGAATAGCAGAAGTCTGGAGGAAAGCCATCAACGGTAGCCGTATTTCTGGACTAGA CCTGAACCCCAACCCTCTGGAGCGCCACACCTTCTGGACACTAGGTGTTGGGGGGGTCTTTCTGATGTTGGCTCTGTACGGTGTGAACCAAGCTCAGGTCCAGAGATACCTCAGTTCCCGCACAGAGAAAGAAGCTGTCAT GTCCTGCTACGTAGTCTTTCCATGCCAGCAGGTTGTCCTGTGTTTAGGATGTCTGATGGGTCTGGTCATGTTTGCTCGCTATGGAGAAGACAGCCCTCTGGATAAGGGCTACGTCACGACTAATGATCAG atggtgCTGTACTTTGTGATGGATGTGTTCAGAGATCTGCCTGGGCTTCCGGGGCTGTTTGTGGCCTGTCTCTTCAGTGGAGCGCTCAG CACAATTTCGTCAGCCTTCAATTCCTTAGCAACAGTAACTATGGAGGACCTGATTAAACCTCATTTTCCAAATATGACTGAAGGCAAGGCCACGCTGCTGTCCAAAGGACTCG CCCTGGGTTATGGTCTGGTGTGTCTGGCTATGGCCTACATTGCTTCTATAATGGGATCTATGCTGCAG GCAGCCTTCAGTATCTTTGGCATGGTGGGCGGACCCCTGTTGGGACTCTTCTGTTTGGGAATGTTCTTCCCCTGGGCAAACCCCACT GGCGCAGTGGTTGGGTTGGTATCGGGCCTTGTCATGGCTTTCTGGATCGGCATCGGGAGCTTTGTGATGCGCATGTCTGTTCCCACGCCAGCACCTGCACTCAACGCCACTGCTCTGCCATTGTTTGATAACATAACTACCACTGTCATGACCACCACAGCCAAGCCAGG GTCGACTGGTGTGGAGGCACTCTACTCATTGTCCTACATGTGGTATAGCGCTCACAACTCAgccactgtggtggtggtgggactGATAGTTAGCCTGCTAACAG GGCCTATGAAGGAGAAGGAGCTGACCCCGGGCACAGTGTACCCCGTCCTGGGCACGCTGCTCTTTTTTCTGCCCGACCGCTACAGAGAAAAGCTTTGCTGTATCACTCCTCTGGCTCAGAAG CCCACACAAATCAAGACACAGCCTTATCAAATGGCCCAAAAAGACCGCAACGGAGAAGCTTATTCCAAAGAAGACACCGTCACAGAggagaaggagatggagagCGACAGAGCACAGACGGAGGAGGAAGACTCAGAGGATTCGAGGGCTCGGCCCTCGTGCCGGCTGACGGCTCACACAGTTCAGGAGACAGCCTTGtga